One window from the genome of Alphaproteobacteria bacterium encodes:
- the ccoN gene encoding cytochrome-c oxidase, cbb3-type subunit I produces MTNVAVAGRAERYNEDVVRLFVIATVFWGVVGFLVGVVIAFQLAFPLLNLDLPWTTFGRLRPVHTSAVVFAFGGNALFATSLYVVQRTCRAPLWGGHTVASFLFWGYQLFIVLAASGYVLGVTQSREYAEPEWYVDIWLTIVWVLYLVAFVGTIMRRKEPHIYVANWFFLAFIVTVAMLHVVNNLAVPVSFFGTKSYSLFSGVQDALTQWWYAHNAVGFFLTAGFLGMMYYFIPKQVDRPIYSYRLSIVHFWSLIFLYIWAGPHHLIYTSLPDWAQTLGMTFSIMLWMPSWGGMINGLMTLSGAWHKLRTDPILRMMVTSVAFYGMSTFEGPMMSIKAVNSLSHYTDWTIGHVHSGALGWVAFVSFGAMYYLVPRLWNRERLYSLRLVSLHFWIATIGIVLYITSMWVSGITQGLMWRAYDSLGFLQYSFAETVQAMHPFYIIRALGGVLFLLGSLVMVYNLWRTARGDLRDERPYLDPRTVAAAAE; encoded by the coding sequence ATGACCAATGTGGCCGTTGCCGGGCGCGCGGAGCGTTATAACGAAGACGTTGTCCGCTTGTTCGTCATTGCCACCGTGTTCTGGGGTGTCGTCGGGTTTCTGGTCGGGGTGGTTATCGCGTTCCAACTCGCCTTCCCGCTGCTCAACCTGGATTTGCCGTGGACGACATTTGGGCGACTCCGCCCGGTCCATACTTCGGCGGTCGTATTTGCCTTTGGCGGCAACGCGCTTTTTGCAACATCCCTCTATGTCGTGCAGCGGACGTGCCGGGCTCCGCTTTGGGGCGGGCACACCGTCGCCAGCTTCCTTTTTTGGGGTTATCAGCTATTTATCGTCCTGGCCGCCTCGGGCTATGTCCTCGGCGTAACCCAGTCGCGCGAATACGCGGAACCGGAGTGGTACGTCGATATATGGCTCACGATCGTGTGGGTCCTCTATCTGGTTGCCTTTGTCGGCACGATCATGCGCCGCAAGGAGCCCCACATCTATGTCGCGAACTGGTTTTTCCTCGCCTTCATCGTCACTGTCGCGATGCTGCATGTGGTCAACAACCTCGCCGTGCCGGTCTCGTTCTTCGGCACCAAGAGCTATTCGCTATTCTCCGGTGTCCAGGACGCCCTGACCCAGTGGTGGTATGCGCACAACGCGGTCGGCTTCTTCCTGACCGCGGGGTTCCTCGGGATGATGTATTATTTCATTCCAAAGCAAGTCGACCGGCCGATCTATTCATACCGATTGTCGATCGTTCATTTCTGGTCGCTGATCTTCCTCTACATCTGGGCCGGCCCGCATCACCTGATCTACACCTCGTTGCCCGATTGGGCGCAGACCCTTGGCATGACATTCTCCATAATGCTTTGGATGCCGTCCTGGGGGGGGATGATCAACGGCCTCATGACGCTCTCCGGCGCTTGGCACAAGCTCCGCACCGACCCGATCCTGCGAATGATGGTGACCTCAGTGGCGTTCTACGGGATGTCCACGTTCGAAGGGCCGATGATGTCGATCAAGGCCGTGAACAGCCTGTCCCATTACACCGACTGGACGATCGGCCACGTTCATTCCGGGGCTCTCGGATGGGTCGCGTTCGTCAGCTTCGGCGCCATGTATTACTTGGTGCCGCGGTTGTGGAATCGCGAGCGGCTCTATTCCCTGCGTCTCGTCAGTCTTCACTTCTGGATCGCGACCATCGGCATCGTCCTCTACATCACCTCGATGTGGGTATCCGGCATCACCCAGGGGCTGATGTGGCGTGCTTATGACAGCCTCGGTTTTCTGCAATACTCGTTCGCCGAAACGGTGCAGGCGATGCATCCATTCTATATCATTCGTGCGCTCGGCGGGGTGTTGTTCCTGCTCGGTTCGTTGGTCATGGTCTACAACCTGTGGCGTACCGCACGCGGCGACCTGCGTGACGAGCGGCCCTATCTGGACCCGCGGACCGTCGCCGCGGCCGCCGAGTAG
- the ccoO gene encoding cytochrome-c oxidase, cbb3-type subunit II, with protein MARFSHEKVETNVILMLVLTLITVSIGGLVEIVPLYTIESTIERVQGVRPYTPLELMGRNIYIREGCYLCHSQQIRPFRDEAERYGHYSLAAESMYDHPFQWGSKRTGPDIARVGGKYSDDWHAAHMTDPRSVVPESIMPGYPFLASRSLEIADIAAHLEANVAVGVPYTDDMIANARDDVINQADPENGDPDALLARYPKAAIGPLDGDPDRITELDAVIAYLQILGRMVDFSTVEPEQLKQ; from the coding sequence ATGGCCAGGTTCAGTCACGAAAAGGTCGAGACCAATGTCATCCTGATGTTGGTGTTGACGTTGATCACGGTTTCGATCGGCGGTCTGGTGGAAATCGTTCCGCTCTACACGATCGAATCGACGATCGAGCGGGTTCAGGGTGTTCGGCCCTATACGCCACTCGAGTTGATGGGCCGCAATATCTACATCCGCGAAGGTTGCTACCTCTGTCACAGCCAGCAAATCCGGCCGTTCCGCGACGAGGCCGAACGTTATGGCCATTACAGCCTCGCCGCCGAGAGCATGTACGATCACCCGTTTCAATGGGGCTCGAAGCGTACCGGGCCCGACATCGCGCGGGTCGGTGGCAAGTACTCCGACGATTGGCATGCGGCGCATATGACGGATCCGCGCAGCGTGGTGCCGGAATCGATCATGCCGGGTTATCCGTTTCTCGCCTCCCGCTCCCTGGAGATCGCCGATATCGCCGCGCATCTCGAGGCCAATGTCGCGGTTGGCGTGCCCTACACGGACGACATGATCGCCAACGCACGCGACGATGTCATCAACCAGGCGGACCCGGAAAACGGCGATCCCGACGCACTGCTTGCGCGCTATCCGAAGGCAGCCATCGGGCCCCTCGACGGTGACCCCGATCGCATTACCGAATTGGACGCCGTCATTGCTTACCTGCAGATTCTCGGCCGCATGGTGGATTTCTCCACCGTGGAGCCGGAACAGCTCAAACAGTAG
- a CDS encoding cbb3-type cytochrome c oxidase subunit 3, whose protein sequence is MGEIYEALRSLWVVWLVLIFLGIVAWAFWPGNRKRFQRDAEIPFREESED, encoded by the coding sequence ATGGGCGAGATTTACGAAGCCCTGCGCAGCTTGTGGGTTGTGTGGCTGGTTTTGATCTTTCTCGGCATCGTCGCCTGGGCATTCTGGCCGGGCAATCGCAAACGCTTTCAGCGGGACGCGGAAATCCCGTTTCGGGAAGAGTCGGAGGACTAG
- the ccoP gene encoding cytochrome-c oxidase, cbb3-type subunit III, translated as MPTKIEKDSVTGIETTGHEWDGIKELNRPLPKWWLYVLYATIVWALVYYILYPSIPGLSGYTGGVLGYNSREAVVTDIAAARSAQAEFLNRIDAVSPEEVRAEQALFNFAMAGGRTAFADNCAPCHGSGAAGAVGYPSLVDDSWIWGGSLDDIHQTLLYGIRADNDETRSSEMPAFGALEILSREQINDVAEYVLSLSGREEDAEAAGAGAEIFAEQCTACHGEAGEGMAELGAPNLSDPIWLYGGEKADIVESIRNSRAGMMPAWVNRLDGPTIKMLTVYVHALGGGQ; from the coding sequence ATGCCGACAAAAATCGAAAAGGACAGTGTTACGGGAATCGAGACGACCGGGCACGAGTGGGATGGTATCAAGGAATTGAACCGTCCGCTGCCGAAGTGGTGGCTGTACGTCCTCTACGCCACGATCGTCTGGGCCTTGGTCTATTACATTCTATACCCGTCGATTCCGGGTCTCAGCGGCTATACCGGGGGCGTCCTCGGCTACAACAGCCGCGAGGCGGTCGTGACGGATATTGCCGCGGCGCGGTCGGCCCAGGCCGAATTTCTCAACCGCATCGACGCCGTATCTCCCGAGGAGGTCCGGGCGGAACAGGCGCTGTTCAATTTCGCAATGGCCGGCGGGCGCACGGCTTTCGCCGACAATTGCGCACCCTGCCATGGCAGCGGCGCGGCGGGGGCCGTCGGATATCCGAGTCTGGTCGATGACAGTTGGATCTGGGGTGGGTCGCTCGACGATATTCATCAAACATTGCTTTATGGGATTCGGGCCGACAACGACGAGACCAGATCGAGCGAGATGCCGGCCTTCGGCGCCCTCGAGATATTGTCGCGGGAGCAGATCAACGACGTGGCGGAATACGTTCTCTCGCTATCCGGGCGCGAAGAGGATGCCGAGGCTGCCGGCGCCGGTGCCGAAATATTCGCCGAACAGTGCACGGCCTGCCATGGCGAGGCCGGCGAAGGCATGGCCGAACTAGGGGCCCCCAATCTTTCCGATCCGATTTGGCTGTACGGCGGCGAAAAGGCCGATATCGTCGAATCGATCCGCAATTCGCGCGCCGGGATGATGCCGGCCTGGGTGAATCGGCTGGATGGACCGACCATCAAGATGCTCACCGTCTATGTGCATGCACTCGGCGGCGGCCAATAA
- the ccoG gene encoding cytochrome c oxidase accessory protein CcoG yields the protein MTATETGIPVDDVRSFKADGKPPLYEARNRVYPKDVKGPLRRFKWIILIVLLGIYYTVPWLRWDREPGMPDQAVLIDLPARRAYFFFIEIWPHEVYYITGLLVFGAVGLFLATSLLGRVWCGYACPQTVWTDLFMWVERKIEGDRNARIRLDKKPLSRNKVIKKVLKHGAWILIGIFTGGAWILYFNDAPTVLPQLLTGEASLAIYGFVGLFAATTYTLAGWAREQLCTYMCPWPRFQAAMFDENTLVVTYEDWRGEPRGRHRQGQSWEGRGDCVDCRQCVTVCPTGIDIRDGNQLECIGCGLCIDACNAVMEKVGRPRDLIMFDTTLNQINRAESKELSYKLLRPRTLIYASIMALAAAVMIGTLITRPSLHVNVLHDRSPLFIPMSDGSIRNGYTLKISNMRNPARAFDVSIEGIADARLDVSGQTTGTGTNARLQVGQDDVATYRVFVTVPRDDVASESTDLVFIVEAPWSGETTRYKTVFRGPDK from the coding sequence ATGACCGCGACCGAGACCGGCATCCCGGTCGACGACGTCCGCTCGTTCAAGGCCGACGGCAAGCCCCCGCTCTACGAGGCGCGCAACCGCGTCTACCCCAAGGACGTGAAGGGCCCACTGCGTCGATTCAAATGGATCATATTGATCGTCCTGCTCGGCATCTATTACACGGTGCCGTGGCTGCGCTGGGACCGCGAGCCGGGCATGCCCGACCAGGCGGTGCTGATCGATTTACCCGCCCGGCGGGCCTATTTCTTCTTTATCGAGATTTGGCCCCATGAGGTCTACTACATCACCGGACTCCTGGTCTTCGGCGCCGTCGGGCTGTTCCTGGCGACCAGCCTGTTGGGACGGGTCTGGTGCGGCTACGCATGCCCACAGACGGTGTGGACCGATCTCTTCATGTGGGTCGAACGCAAGATCGAGGGCGACCGCAACGCCCGTATTCGGTTGGACAAGAAGCCACTCTCTCGTAACAAGGTCATCAAGAAAGTCCTCAAACATGGGGCTTGGATCCTGATTGGCATCTTCACCGGCGGGGCCTGGATTCTCTATTTCAACGACGCGCCGACCGTCCTGCCGCAATTGTTGACCGGGGAGGCTTCCCTGGCGATCTATGGCTTTGTCGGCCTGTTCGCTGCCACCACTTACACCTTGGCGGGATGGGCGCGTGAACAGCTCTGCACCTATATGTGCCCATGGCCGCGGTTCCAGGCCGCGATGTTCGACGAGAATACATTGGTCGTGACATATGAGGACTGGCGCGGCGAACCGCGAGGCCGGCACCGCCAAGGACAGTCGTGGGAGGGGCGGGGCGACTGCGTCGACTGCCGTCAATGCGTTACCGTCTGTCCGACCGGTATCGACATTCGCGATGGCAACCAGCTCGAATGCATCGGCTGTGGGCTGTGTATCGACGCCTGCAACGCGGTCATGGAGAAAGTCGGGCGGCCGCGCGATTTGATCATGTTCGACACAACGCTCAATCAGATCAACCGCGCCGAAAGCAAGGAGCTTAGCTACAAACTGCTGCGCCCGCGGACCCTCATCTACGCCTCGATCATGGCGCTCGCCGCTGCCGTGATGATTGGGACGCTGATCACCCGGCCCAGCCTCCATGTCAATGTGTTGCACGACCGTTCGCCGCTTTTCATTCCGATGTCCGACGGCAGCATCCGCAACGGCTACACATTGAAAATCTCGAACATGCGCAACCCCGCGCGTGCCTTTGACGTCAGCATCGAAGGCATTGCCGACGCGCGCCTCGATGTATCCGGGCAAACGACCGGCACCGGAACCAACGCCCGCTTGCAGGTCGGCCAGGACGATGTTGCCACCTATCGGGTTTTTGTTACCGTGCCGCGCGACGACGTCGCCTCGGAGTCGACGGATCTGGTCTTCATTGTCGAGGCCCCGTGGAGTGGCGAGACCACGCGCTACAAGACCGTGTTCCGGGGTCCTGACAAATGA
- a CDS encoding FixH family protein: MNGWQRFFASDRWIPWTFVAFFCVVFGVNAVLVGFAIGSWSGLTTDSAYRNGLAYNDQIEAARTQAALGWQVALDVDRRSDGITTLAVRIRNQFGRDISDARVEAAFLRPTHDDADIATTLAPRGNGLYGAQIELPLPGQWDLRLDVTKDGRRHQSTRRLHLS, encoded by the coding sequence ATGAACGGCTGGCAGCGGTTTTTTGCATCGGACCGATGGATCCCATGGACTTTCGTCGCTTTCTTTTGCGTCGTCTTCGGGGTAAATGCCGTGTTGGTCGGATTTGCCATCGGCAGCTGGAGCGGCTTGACGACGGACAGTGCCTATCGGAATGGTTTGGCGTACAATGATCAGATCGAGGCGGCGCGAACCCAAGCCGCGCTTGGGTGGCAGGTCGCCCTCGATGTAGATCGGCGATCCGACGGCATCACCACGCTTGCGGTACGAATTCGAAACCAGTTTGGACGCGATATCTCCGATGCCCGGGTCGAAGCCGCCTTCCTCCGGCCGACCCATGACGATGCGGACATCGCGACGACGCTGGCGCCACGAGGCAACGGACTCTACGGAGCACAAATCGAACTGCCACTGCCAGGACAATGGGACCTCCGACTCGACGTGACCAAGGACGGCCGCCGGCATCAATCGACGCGACGCCTGCACCTGTCTTAG